Genomic DNA from Enterococcus saccharolyticus subsp. saccharolyticus:
TTAGAAACTGATTTACCACACAGTTCTTCAACGATTTTTGAGACTTTACGTGTTGAAACGCCTGAAACATACATCTCAAGCATTGAAGCGAGCAGCGCTTTTTCATTTCGCTGATAACGCTCAAACACCGTTGGTGAAAACTCGCCGTCACGTGTTCTGGGTACTCGTAATTCAAGAGTTCCAACGCGAGTCGTAAAGTCACGCTCGTAGTAGCCATTTCGTTGGCTTTGTCGGCTTTCAGATCGTTCATAGTCTTCAGCTTGAATGTATTCAGTTCGCTGGTTTTCCATCAATTGATTGAATACAGTGGTCAAAATGTTTTTAGAAACATCGTCTTTTACAGAATGTTCAATAATACTTTGAATCTCTTCGTTGTTCAGTGTAAAATGTACTTGGGTCATGTAAAGTCCTCCTAGGTATGTTTTTAGTGGTTAAAAACATTGTACCGTAAAAGGGCTCTTACATGGCCTTTTATCTTTTACACAATTATATGGACTTTATCAAATTAGTGCATACAATCATTACGATTAGTCTTAATTTAAAATAATGAAATGTAAATGTAGATTCCTTAGTCATAGCAACTGACAATGATTCTGTCTTAATTTAAAATAATGAAATGTAAATTTGAATCGTCTCAACTGTCAATATAGCCACTTGCTAGTCTTAATTTAAAATAATGAAATGTAAATCAAGCATATTCAAATACCTATTGGGAAAATACTTATGTCTTAATTTAAAATAATGAAATGTAAATATCAAAGAGTATGATGATGTCATGGATGCTTTGAGGTCTTAATTTAAAATAATGAAATGTAAATGAAAATATGTTTATCGTTTATGATGACACCATCAAGGTCTTAATTTAAAATAATGAAATGTAAATCAGTATCGAATCAAGTATAAAAACAGCGGAGCTTTTGTCTTAATTTAAAATAATGAAATGTAAATTTATAACTATAAGACGGTCTTTTACGTTTACCTTGGTCTTAATTTAAAATAATGAAATGTAAATTTTTTAGGATGGTCGTCTAACAAAGGAGAGATGAGGGTCTTAATTTAAAATAATGAAATGTAAATCTAAATCGGCTGGAAAAATTGGTATGATCAAACGTGTCTTAATTTAAAATAATGAAATGTAAATAAAATCAACGCTAAAATAAACACTCTTTTAGGGGACGTCTTAATTTAAAATAATGAAATGTAAATGTCAACATTTGCAAAAGCGTTTAGGACAGGTAAGCCGTCTTAATTTAAAATAATGAAATGTAAATTTTCTCGCTGTACTCATTTTCCTTTTCGGTTTAACGTCTTAATTTAAAATAATGAAATGTAAATACTATTCCAAATAACGCTTATGTACTTATTAGACAAGTCTTAATTTAAAATAATGAAATGTAAATAAGCAATTCGGGCATTCTTTGATTGGTTCGACGTCAGTCTTAATTTAAAATAATGAAATGTAAATTCTTGTAATCGGAAAGCCCAGCCTAAAGTGTTAAAAGTCTTAATTTAAAATAATGAAATGTAAATGTGAAAGAAAAACAAGAAGTGACGGCACTGATAAGGTCTTAATTTAAAATAATGAAATGTAAATTTATCATCAGCGTGGGGTTTTACTTATAAGATAAATGTCTTAATTTAAAATAATGAAATGTAAATTATTTTTCTGTTGGCTCAATCGTATATATCGCTAGGGTCTTAATTTAAAATAATGAAATGTAAATCTTCTTTAAGTGAATCTAGTGCTTCTAAAACATGTCGTCTTAATTTAAAATAATGAAATGTAAATCCGATTGCCAAATGCTTGTATCGTCAACGAAATAGTGTCTTAATTTAAAATAATGAAATGTAAATATTGTCAAAATAGTCAACGAATAGCTGATTGTTCTTGTCTTAATTTAAAATAATGAAATGTAAATGATAATCGAACATTAGTTAACAAATACATTTTTATTGTCTTAATTTAAAATAATGAAATGTAAATATCAAAAACAAAGACAAGAAAAGCTTGAATCGAAAGGTCTTAATTTAAAATAATGAAATGTAAATTAACTTAAAATATACACAAAACGGAACGGCAACAGGTCTTAATTTAAAATAATGAAATGTAAATAGTGATAAAAATTTCAATTTGGTTGAGTACATGCACGTCTTAATTTAAAATAATGAAATGTAAATGTTAAAACCAGTAAACTACCGGGCACCTCGTCAGGCGTCTTAATTTAAAATAATGAAATGTAAATACTTATAGAACGGTTGCGATATATGTCTAGGTATCAGTCTTAATTTAAAATAATGAAATGTAAATTAATGTTTCGAATAGCTAAATTAAAAATTAGTATTGGTCTTAATTTAAAATAATGAAATGTAAATACGTACAAACAAGATGTCGGGCGCAATGAGCCAAAAGTCTTAATTTAAAATAATGAAATGTAAATCAAATTATTGGGGCGTTAGTATCGGCTTTTACAGGTGTCTTAATTTAAAATAATGAAATGTAAATAAATGTGCAAGAAATTTTAGAGCAACATGATGTAGCGTCTTAATTTAAAATAATGAAATGTAAATCTGGCAGTCGGAGAGTTGTTAGCAGGGTTAATCGGCGTCTTAATTTAAAATAATGAAATGTAAATCGACATCATCTATAGCTTGATATTTACGTCTGTTAAGTCTTAATTTAAAATAATGAAATGTAAATTTTCGTATTTTGCGGTTAATGCTAACACTCTGACAAGTCTTAATTTAAAATAATGAAATGTAAATACGTGCTTGTAAAACTTGGTTGTCTGTTACATTTTTGTCTTAATTTAAAATAATGAAATGTAAATATATTTTCAGGAAGAGCATGCTCAAAGAAAAACGAGTCTTAATTTAAAATAATGAAATGTAAATGTGGAAGAAAGGGATAAATCAAGGGCTAATACTTTTGTCTTAATTTAAAATAATGAAATGTAAATTCCAGAACGACAAGGATGGGAGAGAGAATGGTATAAGCCTAATTCAAATTATTTCTGAAGAATGTCGCTTAGAAGAATTACCAATTGTCTATAATTCAAACTTTGGGCACACTGCACCAATCATGAGCTTGCCTATTGGTTGTACAATCGAAATTGATTGTATGAAAAAATCTTTAATTCTTCTTGAATCTCCAGTAAAATAACCAGTCCATTTAATTCTAAGTGGGCTGGTTAAATTTTAGGCTTTTTTATTTGCCGAAAATAATTTGTTTTTAGGCTTCAAATAACTAAATCCTTCGCCTTCTACTTCATGGACATTGATAACTGAAACAAAGGCTTTTTCATCTGTTTCGTGGACAATCCGTTTTACTTCAGAAATTTCACGTGGACTGACAACGATGTAAATGATATTTTTTGTTTGGTTTGAATAACCACCTTCACCATTGAAATAAGTTAAACCGCGTTCGAGTTGCTGCATTAATAAAGGCGCAATCTCTGGATTTTTATCAGACATGATTAAAATACCTTTAGCTGAGTAACCGCCATCCAAAATGGAATCAATGATTTTAGTAAAGACATAAGCGAAAATTAAGGTGTACATCATACGATTTAAATTGATATAAGATAATGAAAGAATCAAAATAATTACGTCAAAAATTAGTAATGACTTTCCAACAGAAATTCCAAAATTTTTCTCTACAATACGTGCGATAACGTCACTACCACCTGTTGTTCCCCCAACTTTATAAACCATTCCACTACCAATTCCTGTAATGACACCAGCTAGTAAAGCTACAATGAGCAAGTCGTGTTGTAAATCGATGACTAGTGGGATTTTTTGCCAAAAGCTTAACCAAAAAGATAAACCCACAGTTCCCAAGATTGTGTAATACAAAGCACGTTTACCTAAAATTCGTCCACCAATAATTATTAAAGGGATATTTAAAAATAATGTACTAATAGCTGGATCAATAGAAAATAAGGCGCGTAAAATTAACGTAATTCCTGTAATCCCGCCTTCTGCTAAGTCGTTAGGAATATTGAAAAAGACAATTCCAAATCCATAAATAGCTGTGCCTAGAAGAATAACGAAAATATCTCGAATGGTTCGAAATGAAAAAATTGCTTGCATGATGTTCCTCCTTATAAAATAATCGTTCTAAATGTAGCACGTAAAGATGGAACAGACAATAGTTCTTTTCTATGAATTCTTTTTACAATTTGTTAAGATAGAAAAGGAGAAATTTAGAGGAGTGGATCATTTTGGAGAATCAACGTTCATTAGCGTCGATGCAAGAAGAAGTCGATGCGTATATTCAACAATTTAAATCAGGTTATTTTGGCCCGTTAGCGCAAATGGCGCGTTTAACAGAAGAAGTTGGGGAATTAGCTCGAGAAGTTAATCATCATTACGGTGAGAAATCTAAAAAAACAACAGAAGCTGCCAAAACAGTCGCAGAAGAGCTAGGTGATGTTTTATTTGTGACAATGATTATGGCGAATTCTTTAGATATTGATTTGACAGAAGTTTTTGAAGAAAATATGGAAAAATTTAATCGCAGAGATAGCTATCGTTTTGAACGAAAAGATGGGAAACAACCTGCGGAAGATAAATGAGGTGAGTCGATGAAATTAAAGGTAATCCCTCAAGAATATCAAACAGCATTACCTATTTTGAAGAAAATTGAAGATGCAGGATTTGAAGCGTACTTTGTAGGGGGGAGTGTGCGTGATGTCTTATTAGGCCACCCTATTCATGATGTTGATATTGCGACTAGTGCTTTTCCTGTTGAAATTAAAGAAATTTTTCCTCGAACGATTGATGTAGGAATTGAACATGGTACGGTTTTAGTACTAGATGGTGATGAACAATACGAAATCACTACGTTTCGAACAGAATCAGCATATCAAGATTTTCGTCGCCCAGATCATGTTGAATTTGTTCGTTCGTTAGAAGAAGATTTAAAGCGTCGTGATTTTACAATCAATGCTTTTGCGTTGAAAGAAGATGGTGAAATTGTTGATTTATTTGATGGTTTAGTTGATTTGGAAAACAAAGTTCTACGTGCTGTGGGGAATCCTCATGAACGGTTTCATGAAGATGCGTTGCGAATGATGCGTGGCTTGCGTTTCGTTAGTCAATTAGGCTTTCAATTGGAAGCAGAAACATTTGCATCTATTTATGAGAATCATGCGCTATTGGAAAAAATTTCAGTTGAACGGATTAATATTGAATTTATCAAATTATTATTAGGGCGTTATCGCCAAGCAGGTCTAGAGATGTTTGTGGAAACAGAATGCTATATTTATTGTCCCCAATTACGTAGATTTGGTGAAGGCTTACTCCGATTTTCTGAATTAACTGATCGACAAATTGAAAAGGAAATTCATGCGTGGGTTTTGTTAATCGATCAATTAGGATTAGCAGAGACAGAAATTCGACCGTTTATGAAAGCATGGAAGTGTTCAAATGAAATTATTCGTACGACACAAGCTGTATTTACAGGATTACAATTTCGAAAAACACAGATGTTTACGAAGCAATTACTTTATACCTTAGGAGAAGAACAAGCGATTTTAACTGAAGAATTATTGCCCTATTTTGGATTAGATAATGATGTGGTTGCTGTTCAAGAACAATACCATCAATTACCGATTCATTCGTTGCATGATTTGGCAATTAGTGGACATGATCTCTTAGCGCATGTTAAGCGAAAACCTGGAAAATGGATGAAAGAAATCTTGACGCTTTGTGAGCAAGCTGTGGTAGAACAAGTAATTCCTAATGAGAAAAAAGAGTTGCTTAACTATGCAGCAGCTGCAATTGAAAAAAAAGAATGTTAAGAATTTGATGCACAATGAGAAAAACTAGTTCTTCTCATTGTGTATTATATTTACTAGAGACAATTGTTATGCTACACTAAGTATGTGGCATTTATTAACCAATAAGGTAAGGAGAGTTCAACATGGCTAGACAAATGAAAGCGTTAAAATTACTTTTCCGAAATGGAGAGACTTGGACAATCGATCGTCGTTACATTGGTGATTTATGGATCAAGCAAATTTCAACAAGTTTTGGTCGTATTAAAGGTAGTGACTTTGTAGAAATTCACCCATGTGAAGCATTTAAAATTGAAATCTTCCAAGAAGGCGATCATGTATCAACTCACGATATCAACTTAGGTGGTTTGGAATCAGGAATGTTTGCACGTGCCTTAAAATATGAAGATATCGAACGTATGGAAATATTATACGAAACAGGTCATCCTGATGTTATTTATTTCCCATACAAAGATAAATCAACTGATGGATTGGATAATGCATACCAATCAACAAAAATCAGTGAAAAAACTAAAAATCTTTACATTGTTATCGATCCAAAAAATACTGTAGATGATATCTACGGCAAACACTTCGAATAAACAACAGGCGAGAATTCTTTTTAGAATTCTCGTTTCTTTCTGAAAAAATATAAGGTGGAATGATATGGCAAAGAAAAAAAACAATACACCGACAAATACTGTTAAAGGGGTATTGTATTCACTTGTTGCGTTGCTTGTTTTCACGGCGACAGCTGGACAAATTGACTTGTCAAAAGTGGATTGGTCCGATCCAACAACTATTTTGGATGCGTTTGATGATACACCAAAACAGTTAGCAAATTATCCACAGCTTGATGCGTTACCAGAGTATGATGGTACAAATATTGTGGTGACACTAAATGACAATCATACGACGTTTACCGAACAAGAATTATCACTTGCCAATGGACCTTGGCAAACTTTTTCTCCGCTTGATTCTCTCAACCGTGTCGGGCCAGCAAATGCTCTATTACATAAAAGTATGATGCCTAAAGAAGAGCGAGGAGATATCTCAGGTGTGTATCCAACAGGGTGGAAGCAAAAGAAACTTGATGACGGCAAATGGCTATATAACCGCTCGCATTTAATTGCTTTCCGTTTTACTGGAGAAAATGATAATTGGCAAAACTTATTTACAGGTACGCAACAAATGAATCAAAAACCAATGAAAGAATATGAAGATAAAGTCGCCAATTATTTAAAAGAAACTTCCAATCACGTACGATATCGAGTGACACCTTATTTTAAAGGGGATGAACTTGTTCCTCGTGGTGTCCAGATTGAAGCACATAGTATTGAAGATCAAGGATTGTGTTTTAATATTTTTATCTACAATGTGCAAGACGGGTATAGTATTGACTATGCTACAGGGGATTCTAGAAAAGCATAAGACAGTCACGATTACAATGTGTAGTCGTGGCTGTTTTTTTTAAGCAAAATAAAAAACGCTAAATTCTGGTTAACCAAGAATTTCAGCGTTTAATCAAACTATTATTTAGTTTCACGATGTAAAGTAACTTTTCTTTCACGTGGGCAATATTTTTGTTTTTCCAAACGATCAGGGTTGTTACGTTTGTTTTTGTTTGTTAAGTAGTTACGTTCTTTACAAGAAGTACATTCTAATGTAATGTTTACGCGCATCTGTTTTCCCTCCCATATATCTAGAATATTCCAAGAACTCTCTCTCAGACCAAACTATAATATCACGTTTGGTCTGAGAAATCTAGCCTTTTTAGCAAATTTTGTTAAGTAATTTTACTTGACGATTCTTCGATGTTTAATTGGTGGTTAGTTATAGGCGGAACGTGGGTTCCATGTTAAAATAAAGGATGTGCGTAAGAGCTTGAATAGAGTTAAAGGAGTGTGAATTTATGGAAAAAACAGAACTTCGTCAGTCAGGGATTGCCACGCTAAAAAAACTGGCAGAGCAACCTAAAAAGAAGGCAAAGAAAGAAGAAATGATTTTAGCGCTCTTTTTTGCTTCACGGATTTGGAAAGAAGCGAACGTCATTGGTATGATT
This window encodes:
- a CDS encoding YitT family protein, with amino-acid sequence MQAIFSFRTIRDIFVILLGTAIYGFGIVFFNIPNDLAEGGITGITLILRALFSIDPAISTLFLNIPLIIIGGRILGKRALYYTILGTVGLSFWLSFWQKIPLVIDLQHDLLIVALLAGVITGIGSGMVYKVGGTTGGSDVIARIVEKNFGISVGKSLLIFDVIILILSLSYINLNRMMYTLIFAYVFTKIIDSILDGGYSAKGILIMSDKNPEIAPLLMQQLERGLTYFNGEGGYSNQTKNIIYIVVSPREISEVKRIVHETDEKAFVSVINVHEVEGEGFSYLKPKNKLFSANKKA
- a CDS encoding nucleotide pyrophosphohydrolase — translated: MENQRSLASMQEEVDAYIQQFKSGYFGPLAQMARLTEEVGELAREVNHHYGEKSKKTTEAAKTVAEELGDVLFVTMIMANSLDIDLTEVFEENMEKFNRRDSYRFERKDGKQPAEDK
- a CDS encoding CCA tRNA nucleotidyltransferase — its product is MKLKVIPQEYQTALPILKKIEDAGFEAYFVGGSVRDVLLGHPIHDVDIATSAFPVEIKEIFPRTIDVGIEHGTVLVLDGDEQYEITTFRTESAYQDFRRPDHVEFVRSLEEDLKRRDFTINAFALKEDGEIVDLFDGLVDLENKVLRAVGNPHERFHEDALRMMRGLRFVSQLGFQLEAETFASIYENHALLEKISVERINIEFIKLLLGRYRQAGLEMFVETECYIYCPQLRRFGEGLLRFSELTDRQIEKEIHAWVLLIDQLGLAETEIRPFMKAWKCSNEIIRTTQAVFTGLQFRKTQMFTKQLLYTLGEEQAILTEELLPYFGLDNDVVAVQEQYHQLPIHSLHDLAISGHDLLAHVKRKPGKWMKEILTLCEQAVVEQVIPNEKKELLNYAAAAIEKKEC
- a CDS encoding DNA/RNA non-specific endonuclease, which gives rise to MAKKKNNTPTNTVKGVLYSLVALLVFTATAGQIDLSKVDWSDPTTILDAFDDTPKQLANYPQLDALPEYDGTNIVVTLNDNHTTFTEQELSLANGPWQTFSPLDSLNRVGPANALLHKSMMPKEERGDISGVYPTGWKQKKLDDGKWLYNRSHLIAFRFTGENDNWQNLFTGTQQMNQKPMKEYEDKVANYLKETSNHVRYRVTPYFKGDELVPRGVQIEAHSIEDQGLCFNIFIYNVQDGYSIDYATGDSRKA
- the rpmG gene encoding 50S ribosomal protein L33; the protein is MRVNITLECTSCKERNYLTNKNKRNNPDRLEKQKYCPRERKVTLHRETK